Proteins from a genomic interval of Gadus morhua chromosome 19, gadMor3.0, whole genome shotgun sequence:
- the klhl8 gene encoding kelch-like protein 8, whose product MAPGDVVPEHAKQPKQPKPKEKRPGSKALKAECDADGSFVFEAHEAWKDFHNSLRHFYEVGELCDVTLKVGSRLIPCHKLVLACVIPYFRAMFLSEMAEAKQELIEIKDFDGDAIHDLVHFAYSSRLILTVDNVQPLLYAACILQVELVARACCEYMKAHFHPTNCLAVRTFAESHNRVDLMDMADRYACEHFCAVVECEDFPCVSPQHLRTLLSSGELNIHAEAQVYSAAVKWLAANPQHHEAWLDQILSQVRLPLLPVDFLTGTVAKEEMIKGNLSCRDLLDEARNYHLHLSNKVVPDFEYSVRTTPRKHTAGVLFCVGGRGGSGDPFRSIECYSITKNSWFFGPEMNSRRRHVGVISVGGKVYAVGGHDGSEHLGNMEMFDPLTNKWMMMASMNTKRRGIALAALGGPIYAIGGLDDNSCFNDVERYDIESDRWSAVAPMNTPRGGVGSVALGSHVYAVGGNDGVASLSSVERFDPHLNKWTEVTEMGQRRAGNGVSKLNGCLYVVGGFDDNSPLSSVERFDPRSNDWEYVSELTTPRGGVGVSTVMGRVFAVGGHNGNIYLNTVEAFEPRMNRWELVGSVSHCRAGAGVAVCLSHISQIRDVGLGSSNVVNCM is encoded by the exons ATGGCGCCGGGCGACGTGGTGCCGGAGCACGCCAAGCAGCCCAAGCAGCCCAAGCCCAAGGAGAAGCGGCCCGGCTCCAAGGCCCTGAAGGCGGAGTGCGATGCGGACGGCTCCTTCGTGTTCGAGGCCCACGAGGCCTGGAAGGACTTCCACAACTCCCTGCGCCACTTCTACGAAGTCGGGGAgctatgtgacgtcacgctgaAG GTGGGCAGCAGGCTGATACCATGCCACAAGCTGGTCCTGGCCTGCGTCATCCCCTACTTCAG ggccaTGTTCCTGTCGGAGATGGCGGAGGCCAAGCAGGAGCTGATCGAGATCAAGGACTTTGACGGGGACGCCATCCACGACCTGGTGCACTTTGCCTACTCGTCCCGGCTCATCCTGACCGTGGACAACGTCCAGCCGCTGCTGTACGCCGCCTGCATCCTCCAG GTGGAGCTGGTGGCGCGGGCCTGCTGTGAGTACATGAAGGCCCACTTCCACCCCACCAACTGCCTGGCGGTGCGCACCTTCGCCGAGAGCCACAACCGCGTGGACCTGATGGACATGGCGGACCGCTACGCCTGCGAGCACTTCTGCGCCGTGGTGGAGTGCGAGGACTTCCCGTGCGTGTCGCCGCAGCACCTGCGCACGCTGCTGTCGTCGGGCGAGCTCAACATCCACGCCGAGGCGCAGGTCTACAGCGCCGCCGTCAAGTGGCTGGCCGCCAACCCCCAGCACCACGAGGCCTGGCTGGACCAGATCCTGtctcag GTGCGCCTGCCGCTGCTCCCCGTGGACTTCCTGACGGGGACGGTGGCCAAGGAGGAGATGATCAAAGGGAACCTGAGCTGCCGGGACCTGCTGGACGAGGCCAGgaactaccacctccacctcagcaACAAGGTGGTGCCCGACTTTGAGTACTCGGTCCGCACCACGCCCAGGAAACACACAGCAG gcgTCCTGTTCTGCGTGGGCGGCCGCGGCGGCTCTGGAGACCCGTTCCGCAGCATCGAGTGCTACTCCATCACCAAGAACAGCTGGTTCTTCGGGCCCGAGATGAACAGCCGAAGACGCCATGTTGGAGTCATCTCTGTCGGAG GGAAGGTGTATGCCGTGGGAGGTCACGACGGCAGTGAGCACCTGGGCAACATGGAGATGTTTGACCCCCTCACCAACAAGTGGATGATGATGGCCTCCATGAACACCAAGAG GCGGGGCATCGCGCTTGCGGCGCTGGGCGGTCCGATCTACGCCATCGGAGGCCTCGACGACAACTCGTGCTTCAACGACGTGGAGCGCTACGACATCGAGAGCGACCGCTGGAGCGCCGTGGCCCCCATGAACACGCCCCGCGGCGGGGTCGGCTCCGTGGCCCTGGGG AGCCACGTGTACGCAGTGGGGGGCAACGACGGGGTGGCGTCCCTGTCCAGCGTGGAGCGCTTCGACCCCCACCTCAACAAGTGGACGGAGGTGACGGAGATGGGCCAGCGGAGGGCCGGCAACGGCGTCAGCAAGCTCAACGGGTGTCTGTATGTCGTCG GCGGCTTCGATGACAACTCCCCTCTGAGCTCAGTCGAGCGGTTTGACCCGCGCTCCAACGACTGGGAGTACGTGTCGGAGCTGACCACGCCGCGGGGCGGGGTCGGCGTCTCCACGGTGATGGGCCGGGTGTTCGCCGTGGGCGGGCACAACGGCAACATCTACCTGAACACAGTGGAGGCATTCGAGCCGCGCATGAACCG gtggGAGCTGGTGGGCTCGGTGTCCCACTGCCGTGCGGGGGCTGGCGTGGCCGTCTGCCTCTCCCACATCAGCCAGATCAGAGACGTGGGCCTGGGCTCCAGCAACGTGGTCAACTGCATGTGA